The genomic DNA aatattttttgaacAGCTAACCTTACTGAGGGAGTGACGTTATGGTAAAATAGGTTTTGAGGTTTCCTGTGTCTGATTCTAAGTACTTGGGTTGATTCGTTCTGAATTTTCACCCCACAGCATCATTCCAACGGGTGTACACACGAACTAAATTTCAATGGGTAACACTCTACTACTGTTGTATAATCCTATAACCCTTGTAACAAGTTCATCCACTTGTCATTCAAAATCACATGATATGTGAGTTATATCAGTTACAATTCATGGTAAAATTTTGCTGAAGCAATTTAAATCTCGAGTTCTAGAACCTCGAACCCACCATATTTCCATcggtaccaaattttttttataacattagtACACATTGATTTTCTGAGGACATCACCTGGGTCTTTGTGGTCTCACAATTGCAATGGAAATTGCCCATGTTCACTGAGAGGCATCAAATGGGAAGTCTACTCCAATTCTCTGTTTTCCCTTGTGTAAGCAGCTTCCTTTTATTGTGTGCTTTATGGGCATTGAGTTACGATCCTGTGAGCAGGAGATGATACTCCCtcctttcatttcatttcaactACGGTATTTTCAGCTTATTGCTTGGTGCCATTGTTGGTTCCCTTGTTGCCACCCCAGAATTTGACTACTTTCCAGCAGTAACCCTCGCCATTAAGAAAATCTACCTAACAAAAATACGAGAACCGAGGAGGGTCAATTGGCTTGATGGCAACAGTCCAACACCTCTCAGGTGTTCAGTGACTACCCTTCAACCATCCGTGGAACACACCTCAGcatcccatttttcttttcttgcatCTCTTTCTCAACCGTGCCATGAGAGTGACAAATACCAAActacttcaaaaatttctagatgcttttaattgattttgtaaaatgagtTGGGTCTGATCGAGGCCCAAGACAGGAAGGAGTTATTTGTCCTCTCTTTTTCAGACTAAGCCCTTTGTTACCCATCATATGTCCTCTATACCTGGATATATCGTTTCTatgatgtcatcaacatattCATTGAGCTTACTTAtctgggaaagaaaaaaagaatggaaGTATCACGCACCTTGAGTTCACGCGATGCAACCATCTACTTACCTCTAATCATATGAAGTTAAATATAATGGTTTACAACTTTTCTgactttttttctctaaatcAAATTAACTTAATTCTCATTGTTGGACTCTCATCTCAATTCCTCTTATCAATTTTTCTAGTTAACAACATCAGCTGGGTAACGCTTTCCACAAAAGCTATATCCATAATTTAGGCAAAAATTtgtttacattttatttttcatttattggaaGCTATTGTTGAAGGTTAGGATACCATTTGTCGCAAGGATTCTTTAATTGAATGAGGTGTGTTACTAGAATTGTTCGATAAAACATGCTTGTTCACTGCCATATCCCCTGATTCAATAGTTGTTAGTTATTGTGCTTTTTATTAACTTTCTGGTAGGTTTTCTCATGTGCAAATCAATGTGAAGCCTATAGATAAACAACTTCAAACACGCTTCAGGTTTGGGATCTAATATATGTAAGTCAGTTAAGAAAAACCATATTAGTTCCTACATTATAACCAGTATCAAGAAggaataaaaaagaagagaaatttcCCACCCAGGTTTCTTGTAGCCCTAAAGATTTTCCTAGGAAAGATTGGTCAACTTGCAGCAACCTAAGAATGAGTCATACTTGAGTGTGGCATATATTACTATCCATAATCGATTGTCTTCAGTTCCTAGATGACTAGGAAAGGATGAATAACCACATctctaagttttaaattttcctCATCAAGACATCTGTATGGAAATATCTAATGATTTGTCAAGCAGTGTATAGATTTATTTCAACAAGATATAAATCCCTTCTTCATCATTCAGtaataataaagaataataagCCAGAAAGACACATGTTGCTTAAAAAAGGGTACAGCTCACAGGGACATGAATCATCTTTAGTTAGAGGAACCACATTGATCCATAACAAATCTGTGTTATAAATTTCCGAGAACTTATACCAACTAAAGCTTTTGAAAAGAATATCATAAGATGTGGCTCATAATTCAATCTAACATGTTGCAGTATGTGGCacaatttctatttttagatCAAAAAACATATTCAAATAAATATCTCCATTCCACACCCTTCAATATAAAAAGGAATTCTGCCTAGAGTAGATATACAACTCTGAACAACATAGCACGGCTATAAGTATGAGATACCTGGTTTTCTTTGGagatcaatttaattattttgttaaaacttATACAGCATGAATATCTCCCTGCCAAATCTTCATAATTGTGGAAGGTCTGCCAGCGCTTAGTCCTCTGACATATCTGCTTTAATGCTAATTTTGAATGGAGAATCTCATCTACCACCTTCGAGACCAGTTAAGCCCCTGCCTGCATTTTGGGATCAACAAGGAAATAATAAGCTAACAGAAACATCAAAATATGGTAAAGGTCTCCCAATATACCTAGGCCTTTCTTTGTAGATGAATTACTCTACTGAGAGCTTAACCCCAACAAACACTTACTACAATTTTCAAACAGCAGAAGCATCCTCATCTGCTCTACAATCATCCTTTCCTTTCATAATCATTTCTGAGCAAATAACATCAGCATCATGGGACCTTCCCTCCTCTCTAAGGCCAGTGATAAGATTGTCACAAATAGAGACACTGGGAGTGAAACCATTCTCAAACATTTCTCTGTACCAGACATAAGCTCCATCGAAATCCTTTAGCTTGCAATGCCCCACAATCAGTATGTCATAGGTTTCAGTTTTAGGAATTAATCCTCTAATCTTCATATCATCGACAAGATTCTTTACTTCATGCATCCTACCCTCTTTAAAGTGCCCCAGAATCAAGCAATTATAGGTCATCTTGTCAGGCTGAATCCCCTGGGCTTCCATGGCAGAGTGCAAAGAACATGCCTTTTGGACATCTCCATGTTCAACATAACAATGAATAAGTGCATTATATATAACCCGATCAGGAACCAAATTCATCTGTAACATTTCCTGATAAATTTTTTCCACTAGCACCAGTCCTTCCTTGCCACATCCAGCTATGAGACGATGATATGTATTTAGAGTAGGTTTAATTCCTGATTTCTTCATAGTTTCATATAATTCCAAAGCCTTCTGAACATTTCCTGCACTAGAATATCCAGAAATTAGGGAGTTGTATGTGATCACATCAAAACTCAAACCTTTCCTTGTGATCTCAGAGGCCAAGTTTTCAGCTTCCATTACTTTACCCTTTTTGCAGAGCCCatttataagaatattgtaTGTTACAAGCGTGGGAACAATCTCTCTTGCCACCATCTCATCAAAAAACCTGAAAGCATCTTTCAACTTCCCCGCTATACAGCTACCATCAATCAGCATATTGTATATTTGTGCGTTTGGCACCACTCCTCTGTGTACCATATCACCAAGTATTACTTCAGCTTCAAGAATGTTAGCATCCTTGCATAAACAATTTATGAGACAACCATAGCTTATAACGTTGGGCTTTAGCCCctttttctccatttcttcGAGAATCTGGAAACACCTATCAAAAAGGCAACTCCGCCCATAGCCATCAATTAAAGTGTTATATGTCTCGACATTTGGCAAAACTCCCTTTTCCACCATCTTCTTTATGCATTTCTCTGCCTCCTCCATATTCTTCATTTCACAAAACTTCTTGACCAAGGAATTGTAAGTGACATGGTTGGGCCTCAACCCAACTGCTTCCATTTTTTCAATTGTCGTATATGCTTTGTTAATATCACCAACCTGGCAGTATCCATTCACAATTGTGTTAAAAAACACCCCTACTGGAGCAAGcccattttccaaaaacttcTTCAAAACTTCCTCAGCCTTCTCCATATTCCCTTCCTTACATAACGCATTCAACAAAATGCTACAAGTATAATCAAGAATCTGAACCCCTTTCCTTACTGCTTCTTCAGAAAGGGTAATTGAAGCATCCACATTCCCACACTTCAAGTGGCCATCAAAAAGAGTAGTATAAGTAAATCTGTCCGGAACGAATCCATAAACTTCCATCTCTTCCAACACCCGTTGTGCCTCTTCCATCATCTGTGCCCGACAAAGCCCATTAAGCAACGAATTGAAAGTAATAATGGTCGGCTCCACATTTTCCACCTTCATCCGCTCCCGAATATTAAATGCCTCCTCCAACTGTCCCACTTTGCAATACCCATCAATAAGTGTGTTATAGGTAATCCGATTGGGTGCCACCCTCCTATCAAGCATTTCGTCAAATAGCTTCTCCGCATCCTTCATTCTCTTCTCTTTACACAACCCACCAATCACAACATTATACACAAAAACACCCGGACTCACCCCTCCCCTCTTCATACAAGTCATAAGCTCAATAGCCCTTTTCAAGTCCCCTAACTTCACTGCCGCCTGAATCGCCTTCCCATACATAAACTGATCCGGTCGAAGCCCGGACTCCACAATCTCCGAAAACAACTGAAGAGTTTCCTCGTACCGTTTTGTCGACACCAAAGATTCAAGAAACAGATTGAGAGACGCTACGGATGGCAATACACCATCTTTCTTCATCAACATGTACAATTCCGCAGATTCCGAAACCATTTTGGACTCGGAACAAATGGATAAGAGCATGTCGGAGAAAAGGGGTTTCATGGGGGTTGAAGAGAGGGAGAAGAGAGTGTAGAGATGAGAGGGTGAAGAGAAAGGTGATTTGGGTAAAAGCATAGACCTGATGAGCCTTCGCGCGGTTTCGGTACGACCCTGTTGGAGGAGGGTTTGGAGCTTTTGAACATGTTCATGGCGGGCCTGTTCTTGGACTTGACCTTGGAGGTTGGTGGTGCTGTTGTTTGTAGACGTAGCTTCTTGCTTCTCTGTGAGAGAGCAGAAGGGCTTGCAGGAAGGAAGCAAGAGGGATTTTTGGGGTTTGTTCAGGGTACTACCGATGGAGAATTTTGAGAGATGTATTCGTTTCGccattttccttctcttcccCTTTATTTGATTTAACGCCCTTGCAAGATTGGCGCTACCACTTGTTTATGGGACATGGTTGCAACTTGCTTCATAGAAATTAGAATCACAGCCTTcctttttttaaacattttaggGGGCTTATTGCACAGATAccctaaaatttgaaaatattttttaaaaaaattattattttttaaataattctaatattactgtattttatgattttatgcaaatattgagtttttttgccaaaaaaaaaaaaaagaggaagaggtcactaattttttttaaataaccaactCGACTTTTAAAAAGATCGTATAAATATAAGAAGTGAAtttattctttcaaaatatgaattcaataaaaaataaaataaatgattagaagtgttatatttaaaaaaaaaaaaaaattcaaattttaagttatatttagttttgaaaattttgaagaaaaatgagagaaaaaaaaaaagaaaagaaaaaaagtagatttaaaataaacaaattatttctatatattatcTAAAACTTATTCaacttaaatttaacttttatgtaaaaatattaaactaattaaaatattatatttgattttttttttttttggtgataaAATCAAGGTGGGGGTGGGGAATTTAAAGAAGCATGTTTGATTCGTTAAGCAGGATCATATTTTTGCATTTTAATTTCTTGTGCTTTCGTGCACTACATGATCAATTTTCCATCCACTCAGGTAGAGTCGAGTTCAAGTGTAAAATTGATCCTATTTTCCCATATTTCAAACAAAGTCATATGACAGTTCAAGTGTAGAGCAACATGAAATTTATAGTGCAAAAATTATCTTGCTCCCATCGATTTATTCTCTATCACAGAACAATCCCAACCACAAcaaagaagagaaaggaaaataactacaaaattacaaaacaaaccATTCCGAAATGTTTAAAACTATCTACCACGGGAAAACCTGCCTTGGCTTGCTGCTCCTCCTTGATCTTCTTCTCTGCCTATTGCATTCCCACAATATTTTGTTTGGTTCTGTTCTTGAGGTTTCTTGGATATTCACAAGAGGAACAACTGTTTTTATGTTCTGTCTTGAAAGAATTTGCagactttcttttttttctggGGGTGGGggagggttttatttttatttttatttttattttattttttacaagatGGAATGTAAAAGTTGTGGGAAAGTGTAGCTAGGAACGCCACATAGATAGGCTGAAGAAGAGAGAGGCACAAGCAGAGTGACCGGCCGAGTAGCAAAAAAGTACAGCATCACCTCAGATTTCCCTCTAAGACTTGGGAACAAAGGTGCCAACATAACCAAACCCCACAATGAAGAAGGCAATAGCTTGAACGTAAAGGTACATGAAGTAGTGATTTCTTCCAAAGGCAACATCATAGCAGCCACAGAAGAAGAGGAAAGCTCCAACTCCAAGCTCCAGCAAATGGAGTCTGTTCACATTTAAACATGAATCAGACACCATCAACTTCAGAAGTCTTATCATTCTAGCAATGCCCAGCGTGAgtgaaatttgaattatgtACTACTAATACCTACCTTTCTCCAATCTTGAATCGTGGTTTCTTGGGTGCCTTAGTGGCTGCTTTAACTTTGAGAGCATCTCCTAGCTTCTCAGTTACAACCCATTCGTTAACTCTACCGCCTTCCAGCAGTCCAATCAAGGTAGCCTTGGTCCGATGTAGGGACATGACATTCTCAAAAAGGATCCAGAAAACCATTAAGTGGAGTGACCTGAAAGATACATTAATTAAAGCGACATGAGGAATAAAAACCATGGGAAAGCAATCCAGAAAGTTGAACTGCAACCAAGTGGGTCTGTTTTGGAACAACTTCTAGTAAAGAACTGAACTATTGAAGAATGCTTTTACAAGGAAAGAAAttgtgtgttttcttttctcttcaagAACAAGCCTCTGGTGGACTCCAACAACAATCTTCAAAATGAATAGTACTGAACTCGACAAGCCCATTAGCCCATTTAGAAATTTTCCTCCAATGGCAGTCTTAAAAGCAAATTGAACTTTTAGTTGAGATTTTGGGAACCATGGGCTTATGCAACCCAATGGAGAAGAAAACTGAGCTTGCAAGAAACCAAACCTTGGAGTTCCAACTGCATTGAGGATGGTAATGATGGTAGGGATATAAACTGCTCCCCACCTGGGAACCTCAACATCAGGAACCAAAACAGTTGCTGGTAGTACCACACAGTAAAAGACAAAGGTGACAATGTGAGCTACAAGCTTCCTAACTATGAAGAAGCTGTAAATCACATGGACCTTCTTCCACAAAGACACTTTCTGCAGTAAACATtaacaagaaaatgggagagTTAATCACCTAGATTTTAGGttctaaattttcatttcaaatgtGGAGGTCAAGAAACAACACTGACCTTGTTTCTTACAATCTCCATTACCATTTTCCTGAAAAGATTAGCAGGGCCACACGACCACCGATGCTGTTGGTAGCGGTAGGCTTTAAAGGTACTAGGCAACTCATTTTTAACCTATCGACAAATTTAAAGTCAAATAATGAAACATCAACAAAACAAGATTCTAAAGAGACATCAATCagtagaaaataaattcaaaaattgggaAGCCTTAAGCACAGAAGTATTATAACATATGCATATACCTTGAGAGTACCAAGGTAGACAAATTTCCAGCCTTTGAGACTAGCCCTCACTGCCAGATCCATATCCTCCACTGTTGTCCTATCCTTCCATCCCCCAGCTTCGTTCAGTGCAGCAATTCTCCATACACCCGCTGTCCCTGTATTTCCATTACCATATCATATAGTTCCTTTGTTCACTCAGTTAATCTTTAAGCACCTTCCAACTTCgaacaataaatttttaaaaaaggaaaaaaaaaattaaaaagaaaagcgAAATCATTCTGGAACTTGGGTAATCACCATTGAATCCAAAGAAGGCATGGGTGGAGGAGCCCACTTCCTGCTCCACGGCGAAATGGTAATCCAATGACATCTCTTGCATCCTAGTCATCAAACACTCGTCCGAGTTCACTGCAAAGAAACTGCCACATCAGCGTCCTAGCTGGCAGACGTTACTATTAAATAGTTTAACAGAACACTGTgggagagaaaagagaaaattaaattccaaCTGTCGGCTGGTAAAGCAGTGAGGTCCACCGCTGCGATAGCACATGCTGCTGCTGGGAAGCAAGGAAGATTTGAAAGACAGAAGTGCCCTTAACATTTCGGCAGTTCCAAATTTGTCAATTCTTGTGATTGAGCGTCTGGGACATGGATCCTGGTGGGAGATACGCCCCCGAAATCCAGCATTTTTCAAAGACAGCTTTTTCAGTAAAAGCCCTGGGTTATTTCGTCATTTACCAATCACCAATCCAACTCGATTCTTGCTACTTCCACAAACGACTATTCCGTACGTTAGGACTGGGACTTTTCCCAATTAGCAAAACTCAAACTCCAGCTGGAAGAAGACTTGTAGGGTTTTTAGTTTTCACTTCATGTCATTAATTTCACCAACATGAGGGTTAGTTGCCAAAAAAAGGCACACGTGTCTGGACCAGGGTCCACCACGCAAGAGGTGGGACCCTACCATTTCCTATACTTGTCTAGAACAGCCCAATACTCCCACAACTTTATGGAAATCAAACGGTGGGGATTGTCACAGCGGTAACCGGTGTTGTGAGGGTAGGATCTGTGCTTCCAGACCCACCGACAGTTTTGCAAATTAGAATTGACTCAATTGAGGGGGGGGTGTGTCTGTTGTAGAGGGAAAACAATAGATTAGAATGTAAAAACGGAGTCGagttaaagagagaaaaaaagtacCGAATTTCCAACGAGCCTGAACGAGAGCTATTTCAGGGTTGTGGACGAGAAAGGGAACGGCGCGCCACAGAAAATCAGGTTCGGGTTGGAAATCGGCGTCGAAGATAGCTACGTAATCGCACTGCTTAACGTAGCTGTGTTTCATTCCGTCCTTGAGAGCTCCTGCTTTGTACCCATTTCTGTTGCTTCTTATCTCGTACTTGATGTTTATGCCTTTGCTTGCCCATCTCTGACATTCTAGCTCCACCAAGTCctgcattttttttatccaaattgtTAGGACACCCCCAGATCGGAATGTTTTGAGAATTTGATGTGGATACCTTGATTGTGGGGTCGGTTGAATCGTCCAGGACTTGAATTATGATACGATCGGAGGGCCATGAGAGTCCACATGCAGCTCCAATTGAGAGCTGGTAAACCTGTTGACATGTAtgaaacaaagacaaaaatatcaaaatcaaaatcaaaaccgAAACTCAAcagaaaattttactaaaacaGAGTAAACCACAGAAGGAAACCGCAAGAGAGAGCACCTCCTTTTCGTTGTACATTGGGATTTGAACCAGAACCATCGGGTAAGCCGAGCTTCCCAACTCTACATCGTCTTTCATGGGCTCCCATTTGTAACGCTTGTCTGGTTTTCGCCCAAAGAGCTTTACAAGAACGATGACAATGCTCAAGTAGACCCTCTCGAAGAAGAGCATCAGTGACATCGCCAAGCACACGGCCACCGCAATGCTCATGAGGGGTACGATCACTGGCGCTTTGATCTGACTCCAAACTACCCCAAGTTGCTCAGAAATGTCGTCTCTCGTTCCCTGAAGTGCATCAGGAAGAAGAGTTGTCGACGAAAGCCGATCCATTTCTGTCTTTTGCTCTGAAAAAAGCAAATGCAGAGGAGAAGCGAGTAGGAAGCTAGGAACAAGAGTATCAGATGACTGAACGGCACAGTTCGTTAAAGAAACCCACTAGATCTGCATGAATTTAAAGAAGTTCCTTTGCGAAAAGAGAACGaatatttcttcttttctgGTGGTTTTGCTTCCGATATACGCAAAACAATGGTGGTGGAGCTGGAATGTCAGTGGCCTGGCTCAGCCACACAAGAGATGACTAGAACAAACTCCGTTCGAATCTCAATCCTCTAAACTCGTACAAGCAAGCCTTAAAGGCAAACCGCATAGAAAGCCCAGCTTTCTCTTCCCTCTCTCTCCAATAATCTCCACGAACCAGAGCTTCTGCTCCTCTAATAAGAGAAAACAGAAGTAGAGAGCAACACAAATAAATGTAGCACCAGAGGAGGGAGGCGGAAGAAGAAAGCTGTGCCGAGATGAAGAGAGAGAGTATCTTATATAAGCTTTCTTTGGTTCTGGTCTGGGTTTAATGTAGCCTccttctctcctctctctcttctttaaTAGTGTTGTTTCTTTGCCCTTCCAAAGCAGCACGTCCTCAAAACTGCTCCAGCTACGAATGGTGCGGCCTACACGTAAACAAGTAAAAAGACACCACTATAACGTACACATGTCATCGCCGCCGCCTTGTCACCGGTCACCACCCTCTAGTCATCGGTCGCCACCGTCATTTACCATTTCACGTTTTGGCACTTAACACTTGTTTATTGGGCCGACTAGAGCCTCTCCCATTCTAACTATACGTATTTTGTTTGGTAATCAACTGTGAATCAACCGTCAATACggtttattttcttaaataaaagtaaataaaaaactaaaaaagaaaaaaagaaaaggacaagCACGTGCATGTGACGTCGTTCAAAATTACGTAATGGCGGAAACGCCCTCAATATTGTCTCCCTCTGTGGGACTACTGCACGGGTATCGTGAGCCTGTCTTATGTGAAAGTACTATATAGCCCTTTGACATGTCTGCGCTTGCGAAAGGGTACGGCAGTTGGAGAACTTGTTAAAGTGGGGAAGAATTGGGAGTTTTGCGGTTTCTGCCACaaaaacattttgctttctaaaaacacccaaaaaaaaaaaaacataaaaatcaatttaaatgtttttataaaatatcttcgATTGTGAAACGAGACGTGATGCAAAAACATTACTatgaatatttgaaaagatctttagatttttttaatgttaattttatgACAACTCAAAAATTGGGTTTGGTGACAATTAATTCAATGGCTTCTGTGTACTTGGAGTCACTTTTGACATAACCAAGAAAGAAACGGACCAAAACAGAGCATAGAAGgtgatatttttcttaatattcatAAGTTGCATTAGCTACGAGTATATATACTTGTGGAATAAATTTTGAGAgatgtttatttaatgaattaatttcattaatatcccttaaaaaaatttataaatgtatttaatttcaattgatttgaaattttattaaatttttattttattttaa from Vitis riparia cultivar Riparia Gloire de Montpellier isolate 1030 chromosome 8, EGFV_Vit.rip_1.0, whole genome shotgun sequence includes the following:
- the LOC117919657 gene encoding pentatricopeptide repeat-containing protein At5g12100, mitochondrial, giving the protein MAKRIHLSKFSIGSTLNKPQKSLLLPSCKPFCSLTEKQEATSTNNSTTNLQGQVQEQARHEHVQKLQTLLQQGRTETARRLIRSMLLPKSPFSSPSHLYTLFSLSSTPMKPLFSDMLLSICSESKMVSESAELYMLMKKDGVLPSVASLNLFLESLVSTKRYEETLQLFSEIVESGLRPDQFMYGKAIQAAVKLGDLKRAIELMTCMKRGGVSPGVFVYNVVIGGLCKEKRMKDAEKLFDEMLDRRVAPNRITYNTLIDGYCKVGQLEEAFNIRERMKVENVEPTIITFNSLLNGLCRAQMMEEAQRVLEEMEVYGFVPDRFTYTTLFDGHLKCGNVDASITLSEEAVRKGVQILDYTCSILLNALCKEGNMEKAEEVLKKFLENGLAPVGVFFNTIVNGYCQVGDINKAYTTIEKMEAVGLRPNHVTYNSLVKKFCEMKNMEEAEKCIKKMVEKGVLPNVETYNTLIDGYGRSCLFDRCFQILEEMEKKGLKPNVISYGCLINCLCKDANILEAEVILGDMVHRGVVPNAQIYNMLIDGSCIAGKLKDAFRFFDEMVAREIVPTLVTYNILINGLCKKGKVMEAENLASEITRKGLSFDVITYNSLISGYSSAGNVQKALELYETMKKSGIKPTLNTYHRLIAGCGKEGLVLVEKIYQEMLQMNLVPDRVIYNALIHCYVEHGDVQKACSLHSAMEAQGIQPDKMTYNCLILGHFKEGRMHEVKNLVDDMKIRGLIPKTETYDILIVGHCKLKDFDGAYVWYREMFENGFTPSVSICDNLITGLREEGRSHDADVICSEMIMKGKDDCRADEDASAV
- the LOC117920747 gene encoding glucomannan 4-beta-mannosyltransferase 9-like, with the protein product MDRLSSTTLLPDALQGTRDDISEQLGVVWSQIKAPVIVPLMSIAVAVCLAMSLMLFFERVYLSIVIVLVKLFGRKPDKRYKWEPMKDDVELGSSAYPMVLVQIPMYNEKEVYQLSIGAACGLSWPSDRIIIQVLDDSTDPTIKDLVELECQRWASKGINIKYEIRSNRNGYKAGALKDGMKHSYVKQCDYVAIFDADFQPEPDFLWRAVPFLVHNPEIALVQARWKFVNSDECLMTRMQEMSLDYHFAVEQEVGSSTHAFFGFNGTAGVWRIAALNEAGGWKDRTTVEDMDLAVRASLKGWKFVYLGTLKVKNELPSTFKAYRYQQHRWSCGPANLFRKMVMEIVRNKKVSLWKKVHVIYSFFIVRKLVAHIVTFVFYCVVLPATVLVPDVEVPRWGAVYIPTIITILNAVGTPRSLHLMVFWILFENVMSLHRTKATLIGLLEGGRVNEWVVTEKLGDALKVKAATKAPKKPRFKIGERLHLLELGVGAFLFFCGCYDVAFGRNHYFMYLYVQAIAFFIVGFGYVGTFVPKS